From the Oncorhynchus kisutch isolate 150728-3 linkage group LG27, Okis_V2, whole genome shotgun sequence genome, the window AGAAATTGataagttagaaatgatttaaacacactttgctgtagacTACTATATACGAGTAAACAAAAAATCATGATGGtcatattcaccccacccagtattgtaatcaaaacttaccagaaagcatgtagtccttggctcagacagtgtagtagtgtgggctcaatagcatctcattagtgtgcaagatcttgaaaATCAGCTGTACATGCGATAgaagagtgcactgcacaggTGATGGTAGAATGTGCTGTGCATTGAgagttgcaattccattgaattggggatagtttaaccaaaatatgcctcaagacctagaattgccttgtatATCATCCCACAATTTTCttttcactgttataagctaactttttgaTTAATTTTAAGCCTGTGAATTCTGGGAATTttgcttaacttcccatggaacatttctggaaagtttctgaccctttgcaaccctacatATACAATACATTGTAGTAGTGCAAGAAAAGATGTTGACAGAGCTGAACTGTCTTTCCAAGGTCACCAGAGCTGATGTTGAAGTCCAGCCCTATGCCTTCACCACCAAGTCCTTGTTCGTCAGCCACATGGATTACAAATACCTTTGTTGGCAGGTAACATGATGCACTTACACGATCCTCACGCCAGCTATATCTGGCTGGAATCATTTGGAAAGAGGTGTGTGGACATGCATATATGcatgcatacagtaccagtcaaaagtttggactcctactcattcaagggtttttctttatttttactgttttctacattgtagaataatagtgaagacatcaaaacaatgaaataacacatatggaaacatctagtaaccaaagaagtgttaaacaaatcaaaatatatttgattttcttcaaagtagccaccctttgccttgatgacagctttgcacacttttggcattctttcaaccagcttcacctggaatgctttttcaaccatatgctgagcacttgttggctgcttttccttcactctgcagtccaactcatcccaaacaatctcaattgggttgaggtcgggtgcttgtggaggccaggtcatctgatgcagcactccaattACTCTCCTTCTAGTCagatatcccttacacagcctggtggtgtgttggatcatggtcctgttgaaaaacaaatgatattcccactaagctcaaaccagatgagatggcgttTTGCTGCAGAAGGCTGTGGTAACCATACTAgttaattgtgccttgaattctaaataaatcactgacagtgtcaccagcaaagcagagtgaaggaaaagcagccaacaactgctcagcatatgtggtaactcgttcaagactgttgaaaaagcattccaggtgaagctggttgagagaatgccaagactgtgcaatgctgtcaaggcaaagggtagctactttgaagaatatcaaatacaaatggattttgatttaacacttggttactacattattccatgtgttatttcaaagttttgatgtcttcactattattctacaaaatgtagaaaatagtacaaataaagaaacccttgaatgagtatgtgtccaaacttttgactggtgcagtgtgtgtgttattcatttgtgtgtgtgtgtgtgtgtgtgtgtatttgatatCCATACACATTGCCACCAGATGTGTTATTGGCTAAATACTAGAGCACTACACACAGTGCCGTCAGAAagttcagacccattgactttgtccacattgttacattagactaaatctaaaatggattaaataaatatcctaagcaatctacacccaataccccataatgctcaggtgcatcctgttcccattgatcatccttgatgtttctacacctTGATTGGAGTctgcctgtggtaaattcaattgaatggacatgtGGAAAGGtgcacagctgtctatataagctcccacagttgacagtgcatgtcggagcaaaaaccaagccatgaggttaaggagttgtccgtagagctcccgagacgacaggattgtgtcgaggcacagcggaaggttaccaaaacatttctgcagcattgaaggtccccaagaacccagtggcctccatcattcttaaatggaagaagtttggaaccaccaagactcttctacactacaaaacaataaacaaaccgTGACATAACCGAAACAGTGCGGTGAAACAGACACGGAaaaaatcacccacaaaatacccaaagaacatggctgcctaaatatggttcccaatcagagacaacgataagcacctgcctctaattgagaaccaatctaggcaaccatagacttacataaacacctagaaaggacacaccccataaacatacaaacccCTAGACCAGGAAAAACACATAAATCCTCCATGTCACAccatgacctaaccaaaataataaagataactaaggccagggcgtgacacagactGCTTTCTTAATGTTCTGTGTCCTTTGTCTCAAGGCGCCGTGCTACATTATTTCTCTGAAAATGCCAAGACATGTTAAAACCAAACTCTGCAAGGTTTTTAAAAATTAAATATTGTCATTTTTTTTTCTTTGCTCATTGTGGCTAACAAGTGTTATGTCAAGAAGATGTGACCTTACTGAGGAAGACCAGGTTTGTAGTTTTGTTCATGCTTACTAGTAACATATTCTCTTTACTTTGGCTTTATTTCTTTCCCCAGTTTACTTTGTCATCCTCTTTCAAGATGGGACTTGCTTATCAAGGTTTCCTGCTTTGTTCCATCAGAAAATCATTGCTGACCTTACTGTAGAGGGCATCCCTGTCGTTGAAACCAGCAATTCGAATGAATAGGGCGAGATAATTGTAAAAACAGAGGTGAGCAGTGTAGTTCAGTCTTCTAACAAGtgttatgttttgtgtttttctcTATTATATGAATAAGACATTTTTTAAAAGTCCATCAGCTTATTTATCTCATCACTACAGAACAAATCACTACAGAGATCACAATCAAAAGTACCACAAATCACCCATTAATTTGTTCAGATACACGATAACCACTTCATCAAGGAGCTCTGTGACTGTGTTGATTGCAATGCACTGGTGTAGCAATCAATAAAACCGTATGCGTTAATCCTCTGGGCTGTGCCACCTCAGCCGTTCTGTTGTAAATCAATACGTCCACTCCTATTTAGAGTTTATCTTGTGATCGCGACAAAACAACTTTTGTGTAGTAATCATGAAATCAATAAGTTTTCGTCTCGACATAACGAGggaatatatttttttccattCATATGTCCTTTCTGGACTTTGTTTTTAATAATTCGTACTAATATTTTCTTGAATTTCAGGCCTGTGACAAACTTCTGTCCGATCGTGTCCATGGCAAAATGAAGGGCAAGAAGGTGCATGATGTTCTCAACAGATTGCATTTAGCAGTACCTGCTAAGAGGGATGAAAAGGTAGGCAAAATACTATACTTTCTGTAGAGGTGCATGTCTTTCCACACCAAAGTTAAACATGTATGGATGATTTTACTAATGTtgtactatttttatttatttttatggtaTATAAATTTGAATGTGAACAGGGGAAATTGGGCATGTCCTTTTAAGTATGCTCATTAGACTAGGTGAGACCACCATTCATTTCAGAGGGAACTAGGATTGGCAGGAAAACAGTGGAGGTGGATGCACCCAAACGCAAAACAGTATGTCCATATATTATTAACACTTATAGAAGGATTATGTTGAAAAAGCCTTGGATGTAATCCGCTCACTCAAGTGGGTTATGTTGTAATAAATGTTCATTGTCAAGATCTAGCTGTCTTAATAAGgtattatttaattaattaattttccATCATTGATttacaggagagggagatggagatgatTATATCCTGGACCTACAGAGTATGTATTTGGACATTGACATTCATCATTGTCTGATGAATAAAGATGTATAAAGAATAAATATGATGTGATTCCCGAAATATGGGAGGGTCACAACTTTTCAGATTATATCCACCCTAAAATCATGAAGGTGAGTGGGGCGTGAATTGATCTTGTTTTTGCGATTCCATGGAATCATTAACTTTAATGGGGATGCCTGGTCTATTCATTCAAATTCTATG encodes:
- the LOC109871516 gene encoding nucleolar GTP-binding protein 1-like isoform X1 is translated as MDYKYLCWQACDKLLSDRVHGKMKGKKVHDVLNRLHLAVPAKRDEKVRPPFISEGTRIGRKTVEVDAPKRKTEREMEMIISWTYRDLEKEEELKEKAGEYKTGEDEEMQEIRQLAKQIREKRKLKIVCSKDKDVHCPRLPRTVKKVERNSGEGNGRPWSGHDWQR